The following are encoded together in the Scomber scombrus chromosome 7, fScoSco1.1, whole genome shotgun sequence genome:
- the cmtm8b gene encoding CKLF-like MARVEL transmembrane domain-containing protein 8b — MERAAVTLARRSPPVPEYNTSTSTLAFDQHFTMTAKGILLLAEIVFGMLVWILLGGTEYFLHPALCWVMFVSILCWVLTICLFIIYLTGAHNRIPQVPWTTLSLCVNSGATALYLVTAVVNAFSVNKATRGRHNYNCWAASAFFAFLTTLCYAGSSCRSYRDWKTTKEEQ; from the exons ATGGAGAGAGCCGCTGTGACGTTGGCCCGCAGGAGTCCCCCAGTACCAGAGTACAACACCTCAACCTCCACCTTGGCTTTCGACCAGCATTTCACCATGACTGCCAAAGGAATACTGCTCCTGGCTGAGATA GTTTTTGGTATGTTGGTGTGGATTCTGTTGGGTGGTACAGAGTATTTTCTTCACCCTGCTCTCTGCTGGGTGATGTTTGTTTCCATCTTGTGCTGGGTTCTGACCATTTGCCTGTTTATAATTTACCTCACTGGAGCCCACAACAGGATACCACAGGTCCCCTGGACTACactg tctctgtgtgtgaacaGTGGTGCCACAGCTCTGTACCTGGTGACAGCAGTGGTAAACGCTTTCTCAGTCAACAAGGCCACAAGGGGGCGACACAACTACAACTGCTGGGCAGCATCTGCA TTCTTTGCTTTTCTGACCACACTGTGCTATGCAGGAAGTAGCTGCCGGAGTTACCGTGACTGGAAAACCACAAAGGAGGAGCAGTAA
- the LOC133983365 gene encoding zymogen granule membrane protein 16-like codes for MFSLLFFALLCATCLAKPGLVHFSYSRAVGGGSGSSFSSEGQGRITAVRVWEISNAYITGIQLRYDYVWSQKLGRSYGSAKEMVLFDNEVITQVSGKYHSNYIYQVIFVTSRGRSLMVGQPYQRSFNFYPTHPEAELRLLSGRYNGNGITSLGAHWGVVFMDQSNSTDNSP; via the exons ATGTTTTCCTTACTATTCTTTGCTTTGCTCTGCGCCACCTGCCTGGCAAAAC CTGGCTTGGTGCACTTCTCCTACTCCAGAGCTGTTGGGGGTGGTTCTGgctcctccttctcttcagAGGGCCAGGGAAGGATCACAGCGGTCAGGGTTTGGGAAATCTCAAACGCGTACATCACTGG TATCCAGCTGCGCTATGATTACGTTTGGTCTCAGAAGCTTGGTCGCAGTTATGGCTCCGCAAAGGAAATGGTCCTGTTTGACAATGAGGTCATCACCCAG GTCTCTGGGAAATACCACTCCAACTACATCTATCAGGTGATATTTGTGACCTCCAGAGGACGCTCTCTGATGGTTGGACAGCCATATCAG AGATCCTTTAACTTCTACCCAACCCACCCGGAAGCAGAGCTCAGATTGCTCAGCGGCCGCTATAATGGCAATGGGATTACTTCACTGGGAGCTCACTGGGGAGTGGTCTTCATGGATCAAAGCAACAGCACTGACAATAGCCCATAA